The DNA region TTGCGGTTTTTTATAGTTACTATAAGGCCCTGTCATGCTGGTGAGAGCTGCGGGGGATAAATGCTTGTTCTGATAAATACCGGTCCTTCCGGTATTTAATATTGGGTTTTCGACATAAACAAAGAAAAGTCCTACCCTTTTTTTGAAAATTTTATTACGTGGTTTTAACAAAATCTTGCTTGACAGCCCGGTGGCTTTTCAGTAGAATTGTTGTCAAGTTGCAAAAGGCTGTGAAGGGGAAGAAGTAACCTTGCCAGAGGCCAGGCTACAGAGAGCCGGGGGAGCTGAAAACCGGTGCCGGCACAAGGTGAAACGCATCGCCCCGGAGCCGCAGGCTGAACGCCGGGAAGCGGCAATGTGCTGACTTTCCGCCAGTAGGCTGAGCCGGGGTGGCACCCCGTTAGCAAAGCCGTGTCCTGATGGGGACACACAAGGGGTCCCGGGCCGTGAGGCGCGGGGCAAATCAGGGTGGTACCGCGGAAGGTAATAGGCCTTTCGTCCCTGGTAGGTGTTTTCACCTGCCAGCGGGCGGAAGGCTTTTTAAATTTTTACGTTCAAGATGGGGGTTGTAAATATGCGCAGCGATGCAATCAAGAAAGGGCTGGACAGGGCACCGCACCGGTCCCTGCTCAAGGCACTGGGTTATATAGATGCCGAACTGGAAAGACCTTTGATTGGCGTGGTTAATTCTTTCAACGAAATTGTGCCCGGGCACATGCACTTGCGGGAAATCACGGAAGCGGTCAAAGCGGGTGTGCGCCTGGCCGGCGGTACGCCGGTGGAGTTTCCGGTTATTGCCGTGTGCGACGGTATTGCTATGGGGCACAGCGGCATGCGCTATTCGCTGGCCAGCCGGGAACTGATTGCCGACAGCATTGAGACCATGGCTCAGGCCCACATGTTTGACGGTCTGGTGCTGGTGACAGCCTGCGACAAAATTGTGCCCGGCATGCTCATGGCGGCGGCCCGCCTGGACATTCCGGCCATTGTGGTCAGCGGTGGGCCCATGCTGGCTGGCAACTTCCAGGGCCGGGCAGTGGCCTTCAGCAACATATTTGAAGGTGTGGGTGCGGTGCGGGCCGGTCGCATGAGCGAGCAGGATCTGGCGGTGATGGAAGAGGTCACCTGCCCGGGCTGCGGTTCCTGTGCCGGCATGTTCACTGCCAACTCCATGAACTGCCTGACCGAGGCCCTGGGCATGGCCCTGCCCGGCAATGGCACCATACCGGCCGTCAGTGCGGCCCGCCGTCGCCTGGCCAAACTAACGGGGATGCAGGCGGTGGAACTGGTGCGCCAGGACCTGCGGCCCTCGCAAATTCTAACCGCTCAGGCCTTTGCCAACGGCCTGGCTCTGGATATGGCCCTGGGTTGCTCCACCAACACCGTGTTGCACCTGCCGGCCATTGCCCACGAGGCCGGGGTGGAAATAGACCTGGACCTCATCAACCGGGTGAGTGAAAAAACCCCCAACCTGTGCAAGCTCAACCCCATGGGTGAGCATTTCATGCAGGATTTGGACCAAGCGGGCGGGGTGATGGCCGTGCTGTCCGAGTTGGCCAAAGGTGGGCTGCTGCACCTGGAGGCACGCACAGTGAGCGGCCGGACGCTGGGCCAGCAGTTGGTGGGCCGGCAGGTATTGCGGCCCGAGGTGATCCGGCCCCTTTCCCAACCTTACAGCCCGCAGGGAGGCATTGCCGTGCTGCGCGGTAACCTGGCACCCCAGGGTGCGGTGGTAAAAAAAGCCGGTGTGGCGCCAGAAATGCTGCGGCACAGCGGCCCGGCCCGCGTTTTCAACAGCGAGGAGGAGGCCATCGCCGCGCTGCAGGCGGGGCGGGTGCAAAAGGGAGACGTGGTGATCATCCGCTACGAAGGCCCCAAAGGCGGTCCGGGGATGCGGGAAATGCTGGCCCCCACGGCCACAGTGGCCGGCATGGGTCTGGACAAAGACGTAGCTTTGATTACCGATGGTCGCTTTTCCGGTGCCACCCGGGGCGCTTCCATCGGCCACGTCTCGCCGGAAGCGGCGGAAGGCGGGCCCATCGCTCTGCTGCAGGAAGGCGACATTGTGGAAATTGACATCCCGGCCTGCCGCCTGGATGTGCGGCTTTCCGAGGAGGAACTGGCCCGGCGCCGGGCGGCCTGGCAGCCACCGCGGCCGCGGGTGGATAAAGGTTATCTGGCCCGCTATGCCCGGCTGGTGACTTCGGCCAGCTCCGGTGCGGTGCTCAGGCGGGAATAGGGACCGAGGAGCAAACCCCATCTGTGTACGGGGCAATGCTTTAAATAATGTAAGGAGTGCTTACACCATGAAAATGACCGGTGCGCAAATACTGGTGGAATGCCTGAAAGAACAGGGTGTGGACGTAATTTTTGGCTACCCCGGCGGTTCGGTTTTGCCCATCTACGATGCTCTGTACGATGCCGATATCAAGCACATCTTGACCCGCCACGAACAGGGCGCCGCCCACGCCGCCGACGGTTATGCCCGCGCTTCGGGCAAAGTGGGCGTCTGCCTGGCCACCTCCGGGCCGGGGGCCACCAACCTGGTTACCGGTATTGCCAACGCCTACATGGACTCGGTGCCCATGGTGGCCTTCACCGGGCAGGTGGTGTCGGCCCTGCTGGGGCGGGACTCCTTTCAGGAGGCCGACATTACGGGTATCACCCTGCCCATTACCAAGCACAACTATTTAGTTAAGGATATCAACGACCTGGCCCGCACTGTCAAAGAGGCCTTTCACATTGCCAGCACGGGCCGGCCCGGTCCGGTGCTGGTGGATATTCCGCGGGATGTTTCCGGCGGGGAGACCGAGTACCGCGACCCCGGCCCGGTGGACCTGCCCGGTTATCACCCGGTGCTTTACGGGGAAGAAGAGCAGCTGAACAAAGCGGCGGCGGCCATCATGGCCAGCCAGCGACCGGTGATTTACGCCGGCGGTGGTGTGGTGGTGGCCGGGGCGCATCAGGAACTGCGCCAGCTGGCCGAATTGCTGTTGGCGCCCGTGACCACCACTCTGATGGGGCTGGGTGGCTTCCCCGGCGACCATCCCCTCTCCCTGGGCATGCTGGGCATGCACGGCAGCAAGTACGCCAATTACGCGGTTTGCGAGTGCGACCTGCTGCTGGCGGTGGGGGCCCGCTTCGACGACCGGGTGACGGGCAAGATCAGCGAATTTGCCCCCCATGCTACAATCATTCATATTGATGTGGACCCGGCCGAGATTGGTAAGAACGTGCCCGTGCACATTCCCATTGTGGGTGACGTGAAAAACGTTCTGCGCCAGCTGCTGGAGCGCCTGCAGGCCAAACTGCCCGGCGCCTGGCAGGAAAAAATCCAGGCCTGGAAAAAGGAGTACCCCCTTGACTTTGAAGAGAACGGTCGCCTCAAGCCCCAGCAGGTGATCCGGGAGATTTACCGGGTGACCGGCGGGCAGGCCCGCATCACCACCGAGGTGGGCCAGCATCAGATGTGGACGGCCCACTATTACACCTTTACCCGGCCGCGCACCTTCATTTCCTCGGGCGGTTTGGGCACCATGGGCTACGGCTTTCCCGCCGCCATCGGTGTGCAGGTGGCCTGCCCGGACGAGGTGGTCTTTGATATTGCCGGGGACGGCAGCATCCAGATGAATATTCAGGAACTGGCCACCGCTGTGAACCACGAACTGCCCGTCAATGTGGCCATACTAAATAACGGTTTTCTGGGCATGGTGCGCCAGTGGCAGGAGCTTTTCTACAACCGCCGTTATTCCTATACCGAGTTAATCAACCCGGACTTTGTCAAGCTGGCCGAGGCCTATGGTGCGGTGGGCCTGCGCGTTAGCGACCCGGCCGATTTGCGGCCGGCCCTGGAACAGGCCGTAAAGGAAAGCCGTCCGGTGATGCTGGACTTCATCATCGAGCGGGAGGAAAACGTGTTGCCCATGGTGCCGCCCGGCGCACCGCTCAACCAGATCATCGATTAATAAGGCGAGGTGAACCCGGGTATGATGAAACACATACTGGCCGTGCTGGTGGAAAACAACCCCGGCGTGCTGGCCCGCGTGGCCGGGCTTTTCAGCCGGCGCGGTTTCAACATCGACAGCCTGGCCGTGGGCCGCACCGACGACCCCGAAATATCCCGCATGACCATTGTGGTGGAGGGGGACGCCAGGGTTTTAGAACAGGTGACCAAGCAGTTGCACAAGCTGGTGGACGTGATTAAAATCAGCGATATCACTGCCGACCAGTTTGTGGACCGGGAACTGGTCATGATCAAGGTGGCCGCCGAGCCGGCCCAGCGGGGCGAGATCATGCAAATTGCCGATGTATTTCGCGCCCGCATTGTGGACCTGGGATTGAAAACCATGATCCTGGAGTGCACGGGTAACGAGGGGAAAATCAACGCTTTTGAAGAATCACTGCGTCCTTACGGAATTAAAGAACTGGTGCGCACGGGCAAAGTGGCCATGCTGCGCGGCCAGAAATTCACCACTATAAATAACCAGCGCGAGGAGGATTAACAACAAATGGTCAAAGTATTCTATGATCACGACGCTGATCTTGCTTACCTGCAGGGTAAGAAAATTGCCATCATGGGTTATGGCAGCCAGGGGCATGCCCAGGCGCTCAACCTTAAAGATAGCGGTCTTGACGTGGTTATCGGTTTGCCGGCTACCAGCCGCAGCCGGGAAAAGGCACAGGCTGCCGGATTCACAGTTTTGGAGCCGGCTGAAGCAGCGGCCCGGGCCGACATCATTCAGATCCTGGTACCTGATGAAGTGCAGGCCAATCTTTACCGAGAATCCATCGCTCCGCACATGAAGCAGGGCAAGGCGCTGATGTTTTCCCACGGCTTCAACATTCACTTCGGCCAGATTGTGCCGCCCGCCGATGTGGACGTATTCCTGGTGGCACCCAAGAGCCCCGGTCACATGGTGCGGCGCCTGTATGAGCAGGGCAACGGCGTACCCGGCCTGATTGCCGTGCACCAGGACTACAGCGGCAAGGCCCGCCAGCTGGCTCTGGCCTATGCCAAGGGCATTGGCTGCACCCGGGCGGGTGTGTTTGAGACCAGCTTTAAAGAAGAGACCGAGACCGATCTCTTTGGCGAGCAGGCCGTACTCTGCGGTGGCGTGAGCGAGCTGATCAAGGCCGGCTTCGAGACCCTGGTGGAAGCCGGTTATGCGCCCGAAATGGCTTACTTTGAGTGCCTGCACGAGCTCAAGCTGATTGTGGACTTGATCAACGAGGGCGGACTGAGCTTCATGCGTTACTCCATCAGTAACACGGCCGAGTATGGCGATTACATGGTTGGGCGGCGGATTATAAACGAAGATACCCGCAAAGAAATGAAGAAAGTGCTGCAGGAGATTCAGGACGGGGAGTTTGCCAAGCAGTGGATCCTGGAGAACCAGGCCAACCGTCCGGTGTTCAACGCCATCCGCAAGCGGGAGCAGGAGCATCCCATTGAAAAGGTGGGAGCCCAGCTGCGCCAGATGATGCCCTGGCTGCGCAAATAGCCCGGCTGTAGGATGGGAACTGCCCTCAGTAAAAAAGGGGTAAGGGGGGAGCCAATAATGCGCATGACTGTTGCCGAGGCCCTGGTGCGCTGCCTGGAGCTGGAAGGCGTAGAAATAGTCTTCGGTTATCCGGGTGGGGCCATATTACCCGTTTACGACGCCCTGTATAAATCCCCCATCAAACACATTTTAGTCCGGCACGAACAGGGGGCTGTGCATGCCGCGGACGGCTATGCCCGGGCCAGTGGCAAGGTGGGCGTTTGTCTGGCCACATCCGGGCCGGGTGCCACCAACCTGGTCACGGGCATTGCCAATGCCTACATGGATTCGGTGCCGCTGGTGCTGATCACGGGCCAGGTGCCCACCAGCCAGGTGGGGACCGATGCCTTTCAGGAAGTGGACATCACGGGCATTACCATGCCCATTACCAAGCACAATTATCTGGTGAAAGACCCGGCCCGCCTGCCGCAGATAATAAAGAACGCCTTTCATATTGCCGCCACCGGCCGGCCGGGCCCGGTACTCATTGACCTGCCGCGCGATGTGGCCGGGGCGGAAATCGAGTTCGAGTATCCCGCCGGGGTGTTTTTGCGCGGCTACCGGCCCACCTACAAGGGGCACATGGGACAGATCACCCAGGCGGCGGCCCTGATCAGCCAGGCCGAGCGCCCGGTGATCTATGCCGGCGGCGGTATTTTGAACGCCCGGGCCACTGCTGAACTGCAGGAACTGGCCGAGAAGATCCAGGCTCCCGTGACCAACACCTTTATGGGCCTGTCGGGCTTTCCCGGCGATCACCCGCTTTTTCTGGGTATGCTGGGCCTGCACGGTGAGCGGGCGGCCAACCTGGCCGTGACCAATTGCGACCTGCTCATTGCCCTGGGAGCCCGCTTCGACGACCGGGTGACGGGTAAAGTCAGCCAGTTCGCTCCCCAGGCCCGCATTATCCACGCCGACATCGACCCGGCCGAGATTGGCAAAAACGTGCGGGTGGATGTGCCCATTGTGGGCGATGTCAAACACATTCTGGGGGCGCTGCTGGGCAAGGTGGCCAGGGGCGAGCGTTCCGCCTGGCTGGCCCGGATTGCCGCCTGGAAGGAACAATACCCGCTGACTTATCAGAAGGACGCTGCCGTGCTCAAACCCCAGGCGGTGGTGGAACACCTCCACCGGGCCACGGCCGGAGAGGCCATTGTGGCCACCGACGTGGGGCAGCACCAGATGTGGGTGGCCCAGTTTTACCGCTTCAAGCGGCCGGGCAGCCTGATTTCTTCCGGCGGCCTGGGTACCATGGGCTTCGGTTTGCCCGCGGCCATCGGTGCCCAGCTGGGCCAACCCGAGCGCCAGGTGATCCTGGTTACGGGGGACGGCAGCCTGCAGATGACCATGCAGGAACTGGCCACCATGGTGGAGCAAAAGCTGCCCATCAAGATCTTCATCCTGAACAATCACGCACTGGGTATGGTGCGCCAGCTGCAGGAGTTTTACTGCGATGGCCGCTACATGGCCGTGAATTTTGCTTTCCACCCCGATTTTGTCACCCTGGCCCGGGCTTACGGTATTGCCGGGTACCAGGTGGAGAGCGAGGAGCAGCTGGTGGCGCTGTTGCCCGAGATTCTGGCCCGGTCCGGTCCGGTGCTGGTCAATTGTTTGGTCAGCGCGGCGGAAAATGTTTCGCCCATGGTACTGGCCGGCTGCGGCATCGACGAGGCTATAGACTGTTAGTTTTTCCGTACCGGCTTACTATTGCACAGTACTGTTTATCAGAGTGGATGTTACGCATTTTCCGGCGTCCGACGACTGAAGTCTGATTTCTGTTTTAGGAGGGCAGGTTAACCAGATGAGCAAACGGGTCTATATTTTCGACACCACCTTGCGGGACGGCGAGCAGTCCCCCGGCGTCAGCCTGAACACGGCCGAAAAACTGCAGATTGCCCGGCAACTGGCCTGCCTGGGAGTGGACATCATCGAAGCGGGTTTCCCCATCGCTTCGCCGGGCGATCTGCAGGCGGTGACGGCCATCGCCCGTGATGTGAAAGGCGTGACTGTGGCCGGGCTGGCCCGCGCCAACCAGCAGGATATCGACGTGGCCTGGCAGGCTTTAAAACAGGCCGAGCAGCCGCGCATCCACACTTTTATCGCCACCTCGGACATTCACCTGCAGTATAAATTGCGCATGGACCGGCAGCAGGTGCTGGAGGCGGCCGCGGCAGCCGTGGCCTACGCCCGCCGCTTCACCAGTGATGTGGAGTTTTCCGCCGAGGATGCTTCCCGCTCGGATAAGGACTACCTCTGCCGCGTGCTGGAGGCCGTGATTGCCGCTGGCGCTACGGTGGTGAACATTCCCGACACGGTGGGTTATGCGGTGCCCCAGGAGTATGCCGCATTTATCCGTTATATCATGGAAAATACCCGGGGTATCGAAAAAGTTATCGTGAGCGTACACTGCCACGACGACCTGGGTCTGGCCGTGGCCAACACCCTGGCCGCGCTGGGGGCGGGGGCGCGGCAGGTGGAGTGCACCATCAACGGCATTGGTGAGCGGGCCGGCAACGCCTCGCTGGAGGAAATTGTCATGGCCATGCACACGCGGCGGGACCAGCTGGGCCTGGAGACCGCCATCAACACGCGGGAAATTTACCGCACCAGCCGCCTGGTTTCCACGCTCACCGGCATGGTCATCCAGCCCAACAAGGCCATTGTGGGCAAGAACGCCTTTGCTCACGAGTCGGGCATCCACCAGGACGGGGTGCTTAAAGAGCGCACCACTTACGAAATTATGAAGCCGGAAACCGTGGGTATCAGCCACTCCAACCTGGTGCTGGGCAAGCACTCGGGCCGGCACGCCTTCAAGGAGCGGCTGGCCCAGCTGGGCTATGTGCTTACGGAAGAGGAACTGGCCAAGGCTTTCACCAGCTTTAAAAACCTGGCCGACCGCAAAAAAGAGATCACCGACCACGACCTGGAAGCCATAGTGGAAGAGGAAATCCGCCAGGTACCGCCGGTGTACACGCTGGACTACCTGCACATTTCCACCGGTAGCACGGTGGTACCCACGGCCACCGTGGGGCTGCTGAAAGAAGGTCAGCGCCTGGAGGAGGCGGCCTGCGGCAACGGGCCGGTGGATGCCATTTGCCGGGCCATAGACAAAGTGACCGGCCTGTCCTGTACCCTGGTCAACTGGGGTATCCGCGCCGTCACTTCGGGCAAGGATGCCATTGGTGAGGTCACACTGAAAATCACCCTGGACGGAGAAAAAGTGGTCGTGGGGCGGGGCATCAGCACCGACGTGCTGGAGGCCAGCGCCAGAGCCTACCTGAACGCAGTAAACAAGCTACTCAAAGAAGGTGAAAACAATCATGCCAATGACCATCACTGAAAAAATTCTGGCCGCCCACGCCGGCCGGGAGCAGGTACAGCCAGGCGAGCTGATCAATGTCAAAGTGGACCTGGTGCTGGGCAATGACATCACCGCTCCCGTGGCCATCCGGGAGTTTCGCAAAATAGGAGTGGAAAAGGTTTTCGATCCGCAGCGGGTGGCGCTGGTGCCCGACCATTTCGTGCCCAACAAGGACATCAAATCGGCCGAGCAGGCCAAGATTTTGCGCGAATTTGCCCGTGAGCAAAACCTGACCAACTACTTTGAAGTGGGTCGCATGGGCATCGAGCACTGCCTGCTGCCCGAGCAGGGCCTGGTGGGGCCGGGCGACCTGGTCATCGGGGCCGACTCCCACACCTGCACCTACGGTGGCCTGGGCGCATTCTCCACCGGTGTGGGCAGCACCGACCTGGCGGCGGCCATGGCCCTGGGCGAGACCTGGCTCAAAGTGCCCGAGAGCATCAAGTTTGTCTTCCACGGCGACCTGCCCCAGTGGGTGAGCGGCAAAGATTTGATCTTGTATACGATCGGTAAAATTGGCGTGGACGGGGCGCTGTACATGGCCATGGAGTTTACCGGTCCCGTGATCAGCATGCTTTCCATGGACAGTCGCCTGACCATGGCCAACATGGCCGTGGAAGCAGGGGCCAAAAACGGCATCATCGCGCCGGATGAGGTGACCCGCCGTTATGTGGAGGGGCGGGCCAGGCGTCCTTACGTTTTCTACCAGAGCGATCCGGACGCCCGCTATGCGGCCGAATACGATTTCAACGTCAGCCATATGGAGCCGGCGGTAGCCTGCCCGCACCTGCCGGAAAATGTCAAGCCGGTCAGCGAGGTGGGCCATGTACCCATCGACCAGGCCGTGATTGGTTCCTGCACCAACGGGCGCATGGAGGATCTGCGCATCGCGGCCACCATCCTGCGCGGCCGCAAAGTGAACCCCAATGTGCGGCTGATCATCTTCCCCGGCACGCAGCAGATTTACCTGCAGGCCATGCGAGAAGGGCTGATTGAGATCTTCATCGAGGCCGGGGCGGCTGTGAGCACACCCACCTGCGGGCCCTGCCTGGGCGGTCACGCCGGCATTCTGGCGGCCGGTGAGCGGGCCATCGCCACCACCAACCGCAATTTTGTGGGCCGCATGGGCCACCCGGAAAGCGAAGTTTACCTGAGCAACCCGGCCGTTGCCGCCGCGTCGGCCGTGCTGGGACGCATTGCCGCGCCGCAGGAGGTGTTTTAAATGCCCACAATTAAAGGTAAAGTGTGGAAATTCGGCCACGACATAGACACCGACGCCATAATTCCGGCCCGTTATCTCAACACGGCCGACCCCGGGGAACTGGCCGCCCACTGCATGGAGGACGCCGACCCGGAATTTCCGCGCAAAGTGCGGCCGGGTGACATTATTGTGGCCGGCAAGAACTTCGGCTGCGGCTCCTCCCGCGAGCACGCCCCCATTGCCATCAAGGAGGCCGGTGTGGCCTGCGTGATTGCCCGCTCCTTCGCCCGCATTTTTTACCGCAACGCCTTCAACATCGGCCTGCTGATTTTCGAAGCTCCGGAGGCGGTGGAGGAGATCAACACGGGCGATGAGCTGGAGATTGATGTGGAGCAGGGTTTGATCAAAAACCTGACCACCGGCAAGCAGTACCAGGCCACCAAAGTACCGCCCTTTATGCAGCAAATCGTAGCTGCCGGCGGCCTGATCAATTATGTGGCGGCCAGGCTGCAGCAACAAGCCAACACAGCAATACAGGAAGGTTGAGACAATGTATAAAATCGCTGTTCTGCCGGGTGACGGCATCGGTCCCGAGGTCGTCACCCAGGCGCTGCAAGTGTTGAAGAAGGCGGCTGAAAAATATAACATTGACCTGGAAATAAAGGAATATCTTTTTGGCGGCGCTGCCTATGACGCCACCGGCCACCCCCTGCCGCCGGAAACGCTGCAGGGGTGCCGGGAGAGCCATGCCGTGCTGCTGGGGGCGGTGGGCGGTCCCAAATGGGATAACCTGCCCGTGGAGTTGCGTCCCGAGCGGGGGGCGCTCCTGCCCCTGCGCAAAGAGCTGGGGGTATACGCCAACCTGCGCCCGGCCCGGGTCTACCCGCAGCTGGTGGAGTCCTCCACTCTGAAACCGGAAGTGATTGCCGGGCTGGACATTATAGTAGTGCGCGAACTGACCGGCGGGATCTATTTCGGTAGCAAGGAGCGGCAGGAAATTCCCGGCGGCTATAAAGTGGTGGAAACGCTGGAGTACAGCACCGGGGAAATTGCCCGTGTGGTGCGCTGGGGCTTTGAACTGGCCCGCCAGCGCAGTAAACGCCTCACCTCGGTGGATAAGGCCAATGTGCTGGAGAGCTCCCGGCTGTGGCGGGAAGTGGTGGAGCAAATGGCGCCCGCATACCCCGACGTGCAGGTCAGCCACATGCTGGTGGACAACTGCGCCATGCAGCTGGTGCGCAACCCCCGCCAGTTTGACGTGATCGTCACGGAAAACATGTTTGGCGATATCCTCAGCGACCAGGCGGCCCAGCTCACCGGCTCCATTGGCATGCTGCCCTCGGCCAGCCTGGGCGGCGGTGTGGGCCTTTACGAGCCCATTCACGGCTCGGCGCCCGACATTGCCGGCCAGAACAAAGCCAACCCGCTGGCCACCATCCTGTCGGTGGCCATGCTGCTGCGCCACTCCCTGCAGCATCCCGCAGCGGCGGATGCGGTGGAAAAAGCGGTGGCCAGGGTGCTGGCCGACGGCCTGCGCACGGCCGATATCCTCACGGCGGGCTGCCGTCCGGTGGGCACGGCGGAGATGGGCGCGGCCGTATGCCAGGCCATAGAGTGAAGGGAAACTGCGGAAGTGCTGCAACGAGCGCGGAAAAACTTTCGCTGTGTACTAATGTACCGGGGGGAAGTGTCTTTGCATAACTGGGAGACTTTCAATAATCAGAAGGTTGCGGCTTTCACGCCAGTAGAAATATATGACACCACTCTGCGGGATGGGGCACAGGGCGAAGGGATATCCTTTTCTGTAGAGGACAAAGTGAAAATTGCCCTGCGCCTGGATGCCCTGGGGGTACATTATATCGAAGGGGGATGGCCCGGCTCCAACCCCAAGGATGCGGAGTTTTTCCGCCGCATGCGCCAGCAACCCTTGCAACAGGCCCGTTTGACGGCTTTTGGCAGCACGCGCCGGCCGGGCATTCCGGCCCACCAGGACCAGAACCTGCAGGAACTGGTGCGCAGCGGCGTGCGCACGGTGACCATTTTCGGCAAAACGTGGGACTTTCACGTCACCCACGCCCTGCAGACCACTCTACCGGAAAACCTGGACATGATTGCCCAGTCGGTGGCCTATCTGCGCCAGCAGGGGCTGGAAGTGATCTATGATGCCGAGCACTTTTTTGATGGTTTTCGGGCCAATCAGGAATATGCCCTGGCCACCCTGCGGGCGGCCCGCGATGCCGGGGCGGCGCGCATTGTGCTCTGCGATACCAACGGCGGCAGCCTGCCCCAGCAGGTGGCGGAAATCGTGGCCCTGGTCAAGGATCAACTGGCCTGCCCCATTGGCATCCACTGCCACAATGACGGTGAACTGGCCGTGGCCAACTCTCTGGCGGCGGTGCAGGCCGGAGCCGTACACGTGCAGGGC from Desulfurispora thermophila DSM 16022 includes:
- the leuC gene encoding 3-isopropylmalate dehydratase large subunit; amino-acid sequence: MPMTITEKILAAHAGREQVQPGELINVKVDLVLGNDITAPVAIREFRKIGVEKVFDPQRVALVPDHFVPNKDIKSAEQAKILREFAREQNLTNYFEVGRMGIEHCLLPEQGLVGPGDLVIGADSHTCTYGGLGAFSTGVGSTDLAAAMALGETWLKVPESIKFVFHGDLPQWVSGKDLILYTIGKIGVDGALYMAMEFTGPVISMLSMDSRLTMANMAVEAGAKNGIIAPDEVTRRYVEGRARRPYVFYQSDPDARYAAEYDFNVSHMEPAVACPHLPENVKPVSEVGHVPIDQAVIGSCTNGRMEDLRIAATILRGRKVNPNVRLIIFPGTQQIYLQAMREGLIEIFIEAGAAVSTPTCGPCLGGHAGILAAGERAIATTNRNFVGRMGHPESEVYLSNPAVAAASAVLGRIAAPQEVF
- the leuD gene encoding 3-isopropylmalate dehydratase small subunit, translated to MPTIKGKVWKFGHDIDTDAIIPARYLNTADPGELAAHCMEDADPEFPRKVRPGDIIVAGKNFGCGSSREHAPIAIKEAGVACVIARSFARIFYRNAFNIGLLIFEAPEAVEEINTGDELEIDVEQGLIKNLTTGKQYQATKVPPFMQQIVAAGGLINYVAARLQQQANTAIQEG
- the leuB gene encoding 3-isopropylmalate dehydrogenase, yielding MYKIAVLPGDGIGPEVVTQALQVLKKAAEKYNIDLEIKEYLFGGAAYDATGHPLPPETLQGCRESHAVLLGAVGGPKWDNLPVELRPERGALLPLRKELGVYANLRPARVYPQLVESSTLKPEVIAGLDIIVVRELTGGIYFGSKERQEIPGGYKVVETLEYSTGEIARVVRWGFELARQRSKRLTSVDKANVLESSRLWREVVEQMAPAYPDVQVSHMLVDNCAMQLVRNPRQFDVIVTENMFGDILSDQAAQLTGSIGMLPSASLGGGVGLYEPIHGSAPDIAGQNKANPLATILSVAMLLRHSLQHPAAADAVEKAVARVLADGLRTADILTAGCRPVGTAEMGAAVCQAIE